One stretch of Macaca nemestrina isolate mMacNem1 chromosome 17, mMacNem.hap1, whole genome shotgun sequence DNA includes these proteins:
- the LOC139359284 gene encoding HEAT repeat-containing protein 6-like, giving the protein MAPASTSDTANAILMSLEDKSLNVRTKAAWSLGNLTDTLIVNMETPDPSFQEEFSGLLLLKMLRSAIEASKDKDKVKSNAVQALGNLLHFLQPSLIEKPTFAEIIEESIQALISTVLTEAAMKVRWNACYAMGNVFTNPALPLGTAPWTSQAYSALTSVVTSCKNFITSHIIRGAVPLDSHRNVNPAVNCACQGSRLRAPYENLMPDDL; this is encoded by the exons ACACAGCAAATGCAATATTGATGTCACTTGAAGACAAGTCTCTGAATGTTCGAACCAAAGCAGCTTGGTCCCTGGGCAACCTGACAGACACTCTGATTGTCAACAT GGAAACACCAGACCCAAGTTTCCAGGAAGAGTTCTCTGGTCTCCTGCTCTTGAAAATGTTGCGATCAGCTATAGAAGCATCCAAGGATAAAGACAAG gtaAAGAGCAATGCAGTCCAGGCCCTAGGAAATTTGCTTCATTTTCTGCAACCCTCTCTTATAGAAAAACCCACATTTGCAGAAATAATTGAGGAGTCTATCCAGGCCCTAATTTCTACTGTTCTAACAGAAGCTGCCATGAAAGTCCGATGGAATGCTTGTTATGCAATGGGAAATGTATTTACAAATCCTGCCCTTCCATTAG GGACAGCCCCATGGACCTCCCAGGCCTACAGTGCCCTGACATCGGTCGTGACATCATGCAAGAACTTCATAACCTCCCACATAATCAG aggAGCGGTGCCATTAGATTCTCATCGGAACGTGAACCCTGCTGTGAACTGCGCGTGCCAGGGATCTAGactgcgtgctccttatgagaacctaatgcctgatgatctgtga